In a genomic window of Helianthus annuus cultivar XRQ/B chromosome 10, HanXRQr2.0-SUNRISE, whole genome shotgun sequence:
- the LOC110880677 gene encoding uncharacterized protein LOC110880677 isoform X3, whose protein sequence is MYYTNLLHGNSIGAWVLRQKNSKPVAVVHFFGRIFVGAAPQLTYRLFLERLSEKGVLVIATPYASGFDHFPIADKVQFKYDRCLRSLDEIVQDLPSFGIGHSLGSVIHLLIGSRFALIGIMC, encoded by the exons ATGTATTACACCAACCTTCTTCATGGAAACTCTATT GGAGCCTGGGTATTGAGACAAAAAAACTCAAAGCCGGTTGCTGTTGTGCATTTTTTTGGTCGCATCTTTGTTGGGGCAGCCCCTCAGCTCACCTACCGCTTATTTTTGGAGCGACTTTCAGAGAA GGGTGTATTGGTGATAGCAACACCTTATGCTAGTGGCTTTGATCACTTCCCTATTGCAGACAAAGTTCAGTTCAAATACGACAGGTGTCTTAGATCTTTAGATGAAATA GTGCAAGATCTTCCATCTTTTGGCATTGGACATTCTCTTGGATCTGTCATCCATCTTTTGATTG GTTCCAGGTTTGCTCTCATTGGCATCATGTGTTAA
- the LOC110880677 gene encoding uncharacterized protein LOC110880677 isoform X2, whose translation MDSQDQVCITPTFFMETLLLLTETVRQSQDGWGSLGDWQEVGAWVLRQKNSKPVAVVHFFGRIFVGAAPQLTYRLFLERLSEKGVLVIATPYASGFDHFPIADKVQFKYDRCKIFHLLALDILLDLSSIF comes from the exons ATGGATTCACAAGACCAAGTATGTATTACACCAACCTTCTTCATGGAAACTCTATT GTTACTAACAGAGACTGTGAGGCAATCACAAGACGGTTGGGGTAGCTTAGGAGACTGGCAAGAAGTT GGAGCCTGGGTATTGAGACAAAAAAACTCAAAGCCGGTTGCTGTTGTGCATTTTTTTGGTCGCATCTTTGTTGGGGCAGCCCCTCAGCTCACCTACCGCTTATTTTTGGAGCGACTTTCAGAGAA GGGTGTATTGGTGATAGCAACACCTTATGCTAGTGGCTTTGATCACTTCCCTATTGCAGACAAAGTTCAGTTCAAATACGACAG GTGCAAGATCTTCCATCTTTTGGCATTGGACATTCTCTTGGATCTGTCATCCATCTTTTGA
- the LOC110880677 gene encoding uncharacterized protein LOC110880677 isoform X1 encodes MDSQDQVCITPTFFMETLLLLTETVRQSQDGWGSLGDWQEVGAWVLRQKNSKPVAVVHFFGRIFVGAAPQLTYRLFLERLSEKGVLVIATPYASGFDHFPIADKVQFKYDRCLRSLDEIVQDLPSFGIGHSLGSVIHLLIGSRFALIGIMC; translated from the exons ATGGATTCACAAGACCAAGTATGTATTACACCAACCTTCTTCATGGAAACTCTATT GTTACTAACAGAGACTGTGAGGCAATCACAAGACGGTTGGGGTAGCTTAGGAGACTGGCAAGAAGTT GGAGCCTGGGTATTGAGACAAAAAAACTCAAAGCCGGTTGCTGTTGTGCATTTTTTTGGTCGCATCTTTGTTGGGGCAGCCCCTCAGCTCACCTACCGCTTATTTTTGGAGCGACTTTCAGAGAA GGGTGTATTGGTGATAGCAACACCTTATGCTAGTGGCTTTGATCACTTCCCTATTGCAGACAAAGTTCAGTTCAAATACGACAGGTGTCTTAGATCTTTAGATGAAATA GTGCAAGATCTTCCATCTTTTGGCATTGGACATTCTCTTGGATCTGTCATCCATCTTTTGATTG GTTCCAGGTTTGCTCTCATTGGCATCATGTGTTAA